CGTCCCGTACAGGGGCCCCGAAGCGCCCCCGACCGTCGAGATGAGTTGGCGCCCGGCGAGGGTGAGGACCCCGCCCGGGGTGCCCGGGGCCTCCTTCTCCAGGGTCGCGGTCACCGCGGTGAACCCGCGCTGGAGGTTGCTGCCGTGATCGGCGTCCCCGATGGGGGAGTCGAGGTCGGTGAGCCGCTCCGCCTCACGGTCGACGGACGCGGCGGTCGCCGTCATCCAACGGCGGAAGAAGTCGGCGTCGAGCACTGGATCTCCTTGCGTGGTCGGTACGTTGATCGCCTGCTCACACTCCCCAGCGCAGCCCCGGTGTCCGCACCGGCGCGTCCCACAGCCGCAGCAGGTCCTCGTCCACCTGGCACAGGGTGACGGAGGCGCCCGCCATGTCGAGCGAGGTCACGTAGTTGCCGACCAGGGTGCGGGCGACGGCTACCCCGCGGTCGGCGAGCACCCGCTGCACCTCGGCGTTGAAGCCGTACAGCTCCAGCAGCGGGGTGGCACCCATGCCGTTGACCAGGACGAGCACGGGATTGCGCGGGCTCATGTCGTCCAGGATCGCGTGCACCGAGAAGTCGGCGATCTCCCGGGAGGTCATCATCGGGCGCCGCTCCCGGCCGGGCTCACCATGGATGCCGACCCCCAACTCCAGCTCGCCGGCAGGCAGATCGAAGGTCGGGCTGCCCTTGGCGGGCGTGGTGCAGGCGCTGAGGGCGACGCCGAAACTCCGGGAGTTCTCGTTGACCTGCCGGGCGATAGCCTCCACCCGCTCCAGCGGCTGTCCTTCGTCCGCCGCGGCGCCCGCGATCTTCTCCACGAACAGGGTGGCGCCGGTGCCGCGCCGGCCGGCCGTGTAGAGACTGTCGGTGACGGCGACATCGTCGTTCACGAGGACCTTGGCGACCTGGATGCCCTCGTCCTCGGCGAGTTCGGCCGCCATGTCGAAGTTGAGCACGTCACCCGTGTAGTTCTTCACGATGAACAGCACCCCGGCCCCGCTGTCCACGGCGGCCGCCGCCCGCACCATCTGGTCCGGCACCGGCGAGGTGAACACCTCGCCCGGGCAGGCCGCGGAGAGCATGCCGGGTCCCACGAAACCGCCGTGCAGGGGCTCGTGCCCGGACCCGCCACCGGAGATCAGGGCGACCTTTCCGGCCACGGGTGCGTCCCGCCGTACGATCACGCGGTTCTCGACGTCCACGGTCAGCTCCGGATGGGCCGCCGCCATGCCACGCAGGGCGTCCGCGACGACGGTTTCCGGGACGTTGATGATCATCTTCATGAGTGCCTCCTGATGAGCCTGAGGGACGGGCGTCCGGCCTGGGTCGTCGCTGTCCTGTGGGCCACTGTCAGTTCTGTGTTCGGTCGTCGGGCGCTGCTGTCGGCAGTATCGACCTTGAGGCACCGAAGGTCACGTGCGCGACCGCTCCTGGGCGTGGTCGGACGGGGTGCGGCGGGGCGTGATCGCATGGCGGCGGCGGGACGGTCGCGGTGCGCGGCCGCGACTGTGCCGGGAGGTGCCCGACGCCCCTCGGGGGTGCGGGGCCCCGCGTCGGGCAGGGCGAGGTCGCCGAGCCCTTTCGAAGGCCCTGTCCCGCGTGGGTGAACTCGGCTTCCCTGCCAGGGGGTGAAGCACCATGGTCCGCCGCCCGTCAGACATCGTCCGGGCTCCCGCCGGCCCCGACAGCCGGCGGAGCCACGTCTTCGGTTCAGGCCCGGCTCTCGGCGAAGGCGGTGCGGAGGACCGTCACCGCCTGGGTGATCGCGGCCTCGGCGGCGTGCGTGCCGCGCAGGGCGTTGAGCATGACGAAGTCGTGGATGATGCCCTGGTAGCGGGTGGCCGTGACGGGGACGCCGGCCTGGCGGAGCTTGTTGGCGTAGGCCTCGCCCTCGTCGCGCAGGACGTCGGCCTCGGCGGTGACGACGAGGGCCGGGGGCAGGCCCGTGAGCTGCTCGGTCGTGGCGCGCAGCGGGGAGGCGGTGATCTCCGCCCGCCGGGCGGGGTCGGTCGTGTACTGGTCCCAGAACCACTGCATGGCGTCGAGCCGCAGGAAGTAGCCCTCGGCGAACTGGCGGTACGACGGGGTGTCGAACGCCGCGTCGGTGACGGGGTAGAACAGCACCTGCTGCACGAGGCTCACATCGCCCCGCTCCTTGGCCATGAGCGTGAGGGCGGCGCTCATGTTGCCCCCCACGCTGTCGCCGGCCACGGCGACGCGGGTGGCGTCCAGCCCCTTGCCGGCGCCGTCGCGGACGATCCACTGGGCGACGGCGTAGTTCTGCTCGATGGCGACGGGGTAGCGGGCCTCGGGGGAGAGGTCGTACTCGGGGAAGACGACGGCCGCGCCGGCGCCGACGGCCAGTTCGCGGACCAGGCGGTCGTGGGTGTGGGCGTTGCCGAAGACCCAGCCGGCGCCGTGGATGTAGAGGATCACCGGCAGGGTGCCGCCGGCTCCGGCGGGCTTGACGATCCTGGCGCGGACCGTGCCGGTCGGGCCGCCCGTGACCGTGATCCACTCCTCGTCCACCTGCGGCTTGGCGATGTCGCCGGACTGGACCTCGTCGACGGCCTTGCGGCCCTCCGCGGGCCCGAGGTCGAACAGGTACGGCGGATTGGCGGTGGCGGCGGCGAACTCGGCCGCGGCGGGCTCCAGAACCGGGGCGGTCGGGGTGTAGTCGCTCATGGCGGACTCCTTGTTCGTGTCGCGGAGCGGGCGGGGTGCCCTGTCCACGACCAGAAGCCTATGACGCGATTACCTCGTGCACAAGTAAATCTGGCACGTGGAAATTTTGTCATCGGTGGTTTAGGGTGGCTCGGATACTGATCGCGTAGGACCCTGAGGAGGAGGCCGCCATGGGCAGTGCGGAGACGGGCACCGAGCAGGACTTCTCCCTGCTCCTGGACGATCAGCTGTGCTTCGCCCTGTACGCGGCCTCCCGTGCGGTGACCAACCGCTACCGGCCGCTCCTGGAGGAGTTCGGGCTGACCTACCCCCAGTACCTGGTGCTCCTGGTGCTGTGGGAGCACGACACGGTTCCCATCAAGGACATCGGAGCCGCCCTCCAGCTCGACTACGGCACCCTCACCCCGCTGATCAAGCGTCTGGAATCGGCCGGTCTGGTCCGCCGGGAGCGGCGCCCGGACGACGAGCGCACCGTCCTCGTCACCCTCACCGACCAGGGTGCCCAGCTTCGTGAGCGTGCCCGGACCATCCCGAAGGCCATCGGCGACGCCATGGGCCTGACCCCGACGCAGTTCGACCAGGCCCGCGGCCTGCTCCGCCTCCTGGCCACGAACGTCTCCGAGTCGGGCCGGGGCGGGGCGTAACCGGCCGACCGGTCCCGTCCGCCCCTGCCTCCGTCCGCCCCCGCCCGCTCCCGGTCAGCCGACCGGTGAGGAGGCCGCCATGTTCTGCTCGGCGGCCCAGGAGGCGAGGATGCGCAGGCGGTCGTGGGTCGGGGAGCCCGGGGCCGCCGTCCACACGGTCAGGTGCTGGTCGGGGTCCATGTTCGCCGTCAGGGTGTCCCAGTCCAGGACGAGTTCCCCCACCACCGGATGGTTGAGGGTCTTGGTGCCCACCGTGCGGCCCGCGACCCGGTGCTCACCCCACCACTGGGCGAACTGCTGGTCGCGCAGCGACAGTTCACCCACCAGCTCGATCAGCCGCGGGTCCTCGGGATACTTCGCCGCCTCCATCCGCAGCTGCGCCACGGAGATCTGCGCCGATGTCTCCCAGTCGGCGTACAGAGTCCGCATCGCCCGGTCGGTGAACTGGATCCGGGGATAGTTGCGGTGCTTCTCCGGGAGGCGGGAGAAGTCGGTGACCAGCGCCGCCGCCAGCGAGTTCCAGGCCAGGATGTCCCCGCGCCGCCCCTGGACCAGGGCCGGCGTGGCCGTCAGGTCGTCCAGGACCCGCTGCAACTGCGGCTGCACCTTCTGCCGGCCCCGGTTGCGGGTACGGCCCACGGGCTTGCCGGCCAGCTGGAAGAGGTACGACCGCTGGTCGTCGTCCAGATGGAGCACCCGGGCGAGGACGTCCAGCACGGGAGCCGAGGCCTGCATCCGGCCCTGCTCCAGCCGGGTGTAGTAGTCGGTGCTGATCGAGGCGAGCTGGGCGACCTCCTCACGGCGCAGTCCGGCGACCCGGCGGGGGCCGCCCTGCTCGGGCAGTCCGACGGTGCGCGGGCTCAGCTCCGAGCGGCGCTTCCTGAGGAATTCTCCCAGCTCATTGAGGGGAACGTTGCTGGTCATGCCTCCCAGGATGGCACCGATCGCACCGCCTCAAGGGGGGAGAGTTTTCTCCCAGGATCCGCGCCTCCCAGGGATGCGTTCCTCCGCTGTTCGCGCACGCCCTCGCGTGTGAGGCTCGATGGCGAACCGACCGCGAACCGAAGGAAGCACCATCATGCGAGGCGCAGTCATCCACGCTCCCGGAGACGTCCGTTTCGAGCAGCTCGACGACCCGAGGATCCTGAAGCCGACGGACGCGGTCATCCGTACCGTCGCCACCTGTGTGTGCGGCTCGGACCTGTGGGCCTACCGCGGCGCGGAACCCATCGGCGACCCGCACCCCATGGGGCACGAGTACGTCGGCGTCGTCGAGGAGGTCGGCAGCGCGGTGGACAACGTCAGGCCGGGCCAGTTCGTGGTCGGCTCCTTCGCCACCTCCGACAACACCTGCGCCAACTGCCGCAACGGCTGGCAGTCCTCCTGTCTGAACCGGGAGTTCATGAGCACCTGCCAGGCCGAGTACGTGCGCATCCCCAACGCCCACGGCACCCTGGTCGCCACCGAGGATCACCCCGGAGCCGAGTTCGTGCCCAGCCTGCTGGCCGTCTCCGACGTGATGGGCACCGGCTGGTACGCCGCCGTGGCAGCCGGGGTCGAGCCCGGCTCGACCGCTGTCGTGGTCGGGGACGGGGCGGTCGGGCTGTGCGGGG
Above is a window of Streptomyces griseorubiginosus DNA encoding:
- the dhaK gene encoding dihydroxyacetone kinase subunit DhaK codes for the protein MKMIINVPETVVADALRGMAAAHPELTVDVENRVIVRRDAPVAGKVALISGGGSGHEPLHGGFVGPGMLSAACPGEVFTSPVPDQMVRAAAAVDSGAGVLFIVKNYTGDVLNFDMAAELAEDEGIQVAKVLVNDDVAVTDSLYTAGRRGTGATLFVEKIAGAAADEGQPLERVEAIARQVNENSRSFGVALSACTTPAKGSPTFDLPAGELELGVGIHGEPGRERRPMMTSREIADFSVHAILDDMSPRNPVLVLVNGMGATPLLELYGFNAEVQRVLADRGVAVARTLVGNYVTSLDMAGASVTLCQVDEDLLRLWDAPVRTPGLRWGV
- a CDS encoding alpha/beta hydrolase, giving the protein MSDYTPTAPVLEPAAAEFAAATANPPYLFDLGPAEGRKAVDEVQSGDIAKPQVDEEWITVTGGPTGTVRARIVKPAGAGGTLPVILYIHGAGWVFGNAHTHDRLVRELAVGAGAAVVFPEYDLSPEARYPVAIEQNYAVAQWIVRDGAGKGLDATRVAVAGDSVGGNMSAALTLMAKERGDVSLVQQVLFYPVTDAAFDTPSYRQFAEGYFLRLDAMQWFWDQYTTDPARRAEITASPLRATTEQLTGLPPALVVTAEADVLRDEGEAYANKLRQAGVPVTATRYQGIIHDFVMLNALRGTHAAEAAITQAVTVLRTAFAESRA
- a CDS encoding MarR family winged helix-turn-helix transcriptional regulator gives rise to the protein MGSAETGTEQDFSLLLDDQLCFALYAASRAVTNRYRPLLEEFGLTYPQYLVLLVLWEHDTVPIKDIGAALQLDYGTLTPLIKRLESAGLVRRERRPDDERTVLVTLTDQGAQLRERARTIPKAIGDAMGLTPTQFDQARGLLRLLATNVSESGRGGA
- a CDS encoding helix-turn-helix transcriptional regulator; the protein is MTSNVPLNELGEFLRKRRSELSPRTVGLPEQGGPRRVAGLRREEVAQLASISTDYYTRLEQGRMQASAPVLDVLARVLHLDDDQRSYLFQLAGKPVGRTRNRGRQKVQPQLQRVLDDLTATPALVQGRRGDILAWNSLAAALVTDFSRLPEKHRNYPRIQFTDRAMRTLYADWETSAQISVAQLRMEAAKYPEDPRLIELVGELSLRDQQFAQWWGEHRVAGRTVGTKTLNHPVVGELVLDWDTLTANMDPDQHLTVWTAAPGSPTHDRLRILASWAAEQNMAASSPVG
- a CDS encoding zinc-dependent alcohol dehydrogenase family protein — its product is MRGAVIHAPGDVRFEQLDDPRILKPTDAVIRTVATCVCGSDLWAYRGAEPIGDPHPMGHEYVGVVEEVGSAVDNVRPGQFVVGSFATSDNTCANCRNGWQSSCLNREFMSTCQAEYVRIPNAHGTLVATEDHPGAEFVPSLLAVSDVMGTGWYAAVAAGVEPGSTAVVVGDGAVGLCGVIAAKELGAERIIAMSRHESRQKLALEFGATHIVTERGEDGVARVKDLTGGIGADSVLECVGTAESMSQALHSTRPGGNVGFVGVPHEVAVDGQELFFSHVGLRGGPAPVRRFLPDLIERVLSGRIEPGKVFDLTLPLDQVAEGYKAMDERRAVKTLLTP